From the genome of Scytonema hofmannii PCC 7110, one region includes:
- a CDS encoding glycoside hydrolase 100 family protein: protein MYLDDFVPIENIEKEAWKALENSILYYKGRPVGTVAAYDSSVVALNYDQCFVRDFVSSALIFLTKGRTDIVRNFLEETLKLQPKQRQLNAYKPGRGLMPASFKVVSEDGEEYLEPDFGEHAIARVTPVDSCLWWVILLRAYVVATKDFSLAYQPEFQHGIRLIMELCLATRFDMYPTLLVPDGACMIDRRMGIYGHPLEIQALFFAALRSARELLICQGNEDIVEAIDNRLPLLRAHIRQHYWMDLTCLNKIYRFKSEEYGKGAVNLFNIYADSLPYYELDKWLPRKGGYLVGNVGPSQLDTRFFTLGNLVAVISDLASEEQSQAIMNLFDERWEDLIGDMPVKICFPALKDEEYKIVTGCDPKNIPWSYHNGGSWPVLLWLLSAASVKTNRPELANRALEIAQARLHYDEWPEYYDGKKGRLIGKQARKYQTWTIAGFLLAKELLQNPTLLPLVTFEPFSVEPTSRACEFELVQVDSIILG, encoded by the coding sequence ATGTATTTAGATGACTTTGTTCCAATTGAAAACATAGAGAAAGAGGCTTGGAAAGCGTTAGAAAATTCCATTCTTTACTATAAAGGGCGTCCTGTAGGGACAGTAGCTGCCTACGATAGCTCAGTAGTAGCGTTAAATTATGACCAATGTTTTGTTCGCGATTTTGTCTCATCAGCTCTAATTTTTCTGACTAAAGGAAGAACAGATATTGTTCGTAATTTTTTAGAAGAAACTTTAAAGTTGCAGCCCAAGCAAAGGCAATTAAATGCTTATAAGCCTGGTCGGGGGCTGATGCCAGCTAGCTTCAAAGTTGTCTCTGAGGATGGAGAAGAATATTTAGAACCCGATTTTGGCGAACATGCTATTGCTCGAGTCACACCAGTAGATTCTTGCCTCTGGTGGGTGATTTTATTACGTGCTTATGTAGTGGCTACAAAAGATTTTTCTTTAGCTTATCAACCTGAATTTCAACACGGTATCCGGTTAATTATGGAACTGTGCTTGGCAACAAGGTTTGATATGTACCCAACCTTATTGGTTCCAGACGGTGCTTGTATGATAGACCGTCGTATGGGTATTTACGGTCATCCTTTGGAAATTCAGGCTTTATTTTTTGCTGCATTACGTTCAGCAAGAGAACTCCTGATTTGCCAAGGTAATGAAGATATTGTGGAAGCTATTGATAACCGCTTACCACTCTTACGCGCTCACATCCGCCAGCATTATTGGATGGATTTGACTTGCTTGAACAAAATTTATCGCTTCAAGAGTGAAGAGTACGGCAAAGGAGCAGTAAACCTCTTCAATATCTATGCTGATTCTCTGCCATACTATGAGTTGGACAAGTGGTTGCCAAGAAAAGGTGGTTATCTTGTTGGTAATGTTGGACCGTCTCAGCTAGATACTCGCTTCTTTACTCTAGGAAATTTAGTGGCTGTCATCTCAGATCTTGCGAGTGAAGAACAATCACAAGCCATCATGAATCTCTTCGACGAACGTTGGGAGGACTTAATAGGAGATATGCCGGTGAAAATTTGTTTCCCTGCTTTAAAAGACGAAGAGTATAAGATTGTGACTGGATGTGACCCCAAAAACATACCCTGGTCTTATCATAATGGCGGCAGTTGGCCTGTTTTATTATGGTTGTTATCAGCAGCATCTGTGAAAACAAATAGACCGGAACTCGCAAATAGAGCTCTTGAAATTGCACAAGCAAGGCTGCATTATGATGAATGGCCAGAGTATTATGACGGTAAGAAAGGTCGGCTAATTGGGAAACAAGCGAGAAAATATCAAACTTGGACAATTGCTGGATTCTTGCTTGCAAAAGAATTATTGCAAAATCCTACACTTTTACCACTTGTAACTTTTGAACCATTCTCTGTAGAACCTACTTCTAGAGCTTGTGAGTTTGAACTTGTTCAAGTTGATAGCATAATTCTTGGTTAG